The following proteins are co-located in the Opitutaceae bacterium genome:
- a CDS encoding Hpt domain-containing protein, whose protein sequence is MFSNPSSREPIIDAEAIENLRAINPDDDSFLKEIIGIFLEDTPARIAELRHAHAAGDVAAFSRAAHSIKGSSSNLGAAQLRTVAEGLEHASKSQPLASLAAGIPELEAAFAAARSELERLT, encoded by the coding sequence ATGTTCTCCAATCCCAGCTCCAGAGAGCCGATCATAGATGCCGAGGCGATCGAGAACCTGCGTGCAATCAATCCCGATGACGATTCCTTCCTTAAGGAGATCATCGGCATATTCCTCGAGGACACGCCCGCACGCATCGCGGAACTCCGCCACGCCCATGCGGCGGGCGATGTCGCGGCTTTCTCCCGCGCGGCCCACAGCATCAAGGGCAGCTCCAGCAATCTCGGAGCCGCACAGCTGCGCACCGTTGCCGAAGGTCTCGAGCATGCGTCGAAAAGCCAGCCGCTCGCCAGCCTCGCAGCAGGCATCCCGGAACTCGAAGCCGCCTTCGCCGCCGCCAGATCAGAACTCGAACGCCTCACGTAG